In Elaeis guineensis isolate ETL-2024a chromosome 1, EG11, whole genome shotgun sequence, a genomic segment contains:
- the LOC105038547 gene encoding ethylene-responsive transcription factor ERF021: MEMEHENKSVMEETGVRAVNYRGVRKRKWGKWVSEIREPGKKTRIWLGSFESAEMAAVAHDVAALHLKGREARLNFPETADQLPRPASSDPSDIRAAALEAASRFRLRPEFSGRPGPVSSGSPAFERLWNDELGLESPNMWVEMAEAMLLDPPAWSNDTGDQAEDWSQGSLWDPSV, from the coding sequence ATGGAAATGGAGCATGAGAATAAATCAGTCATGGAGGAAACCGGCGTGCGGGCTGTGAACTACCGGGGAGTTCGCAAGCGTAAGTGGGGGAAGTGGGTGTCGGAGATCCGGGAACCCGGCAAGAAGACCCGGATTTGGCTCGGAAGCTTCGAGTCGGCCGAGATGGCCGCGGTCGCCCACGACGTGGCCGCGCTCCACCTCAAAGGCCGCGAAGCTCGGCTCAATTTCCCGGAGACCGCCGACCAGCTCCCCCGGCCGGCCAGCTCGGACCCGAGCGATATCCGGGCCGCCGCCCTCGAAGCCGCCTCCCGGTTCCGGTTGAGACCGGAATTCTCCGGCCGGCCCGGCCCGGTTAGCTCGGGCTCGCCGGCGTTCGAGAGGCTGTGGAATGATGAGCTCGGGCTCGAGTCGCCGAATATGTGGGTGGAGATGGCGGAGGCGATGCTGCTGGACCCACCGGCCTGGTCCAATGACACTGGTGATCAGGCGGAGGATTGGTCGCAAGGATCGTTGTGGGATCCGTCGGTGTAG